From the genome of Capsicum annuum cultivar UCD-10X-F1 chromosome 4, UCD10Xv1.1, whole genome shotgun sequence:
TATCTCTGCGTACTGGATATATAGCATAATATATCTGCCTGGCATTTTGTGCAATAATAAAGGGATCATAATGATTATATtgcctcatgtgcttaacttcAATTATACTATGCTATTGATTCACCCTGGTACCTCTATGTGATGGATCAAACCACTTGCACCGAAATAGAATTATCTTCTTTTTTGGTCAATCAGGGTGCCTGACTTCTAATTTCTATTGTATGACACCAAAATATTCAACGATTTGACCATTACCATTACCATCACCTTCAACACACACGCCACTGTTATTAGTTTTCTTATACTTAGAAACTTTCTCGGTTTGAAACTTGAAACCGTTcatgtaatatttatccattgtCCGAATTTGAGTTGCAGGACCAAATATAATATCTCTCATGAATGGCAAATGTTCGACGGTACTACGTTCATCCAAAACCTACATATCGttaaatcaaaatacaaattttattaaataacttatatataattttagtaaATGCACATATGATCTATCATACTTACGTATTCTTCCAGCCAATCGAAAAACCTCGTATATATGGCATCATTACCCCATTTGCCAATAAATAAACTGTCAAGTATACATCAGTAAGATTTTTTTATTAGTGAAGTGTCCTAAACAAATTAATATAATTCGATAACATCATTAACACTTACTCAAGATATGGTTGAATCTCTGGACAATTGAGCAAAACATGTGTCACAATAGATTTTCTTTCCATCCCAGTGAGGGCTCGCGTACAATAACTTTTAGATCATCTACCCGAATTGTTAAAAATTGATATAGGTGGAAACATAGGATTACCATCACCTTCATAATTACAATTGGACCTATTTCTCTTGCATGGCACTTCATCCCTAAAGTAGTAAGAACAAAGATAAGCAGTTTCTTTTGCAAGATAAGCTTCACAAATCGATCCTTCAATCTTTCCCCTTTGCTTGATAGTTTGTTTGCACTCGCCAATTTTCCTGCATAATTTTATCTTAGGTAGATAAAAGTAattctttgaagaaaatgatggcattaatttaaaaaaatttacctcTCTCTTGGATACATCCACCTCATTTGAACTAGGCCTCCAACACGTGCCTCTTCTACTAGGTGAATTGAAAGATGCTCCATCACATCAAAAAAGCCACATGGAAAGATCTTCTCCAACTTAGTAGTGATGACAGGAATATTCTGCTCCATTCTGTCCAAGATACTCTCCAACAACTTTACCAAACACaaatctttgaagaacaaacttaTCTCTGTGATTGGTTTTCATATCCTCTCATGAAGGTGACTAAATGCGATAGGAATCAAGGTTTCCATAAAAAtgtgacaatcatggcttttcatacCAATTaacttcccttctttcatatccgCTCGTTTTCCTAAATTCAAAGAATAGCCCTCGGGCATCCTTAAATTCttaacccactcacatatttccTATTTCTCATCTAATGTGAATGAAAAACTGGCCTTGGGCTTAAACAATTTAccgttttctttttccttcaacCACAATTCTTTTCTCTTGCAATACTCCTTTATATCCATTCTAGCTTTTGAATTATCGTGTTTCTTGCCCTTAACATCCATGACTGTGttgaataaattatcaaaataattttttcaatgtGTATCGAATCAAAATTATGTCTTAGTTTACTGTCCCCCAATATGGTAACACCCAAAATATGCTTTGTTTGGTTCAATTATGTTCAATACCATATCCAGGAAGTCTAGAAGGTAGACCATCTGTAACTTTAGgcaaattacaaactctctcccaaatctgatGTCCTGACAGTAATGAAGGTGGCGGATCATTCTCAATCTTATTCTTTCTGAACGCATTTTTCATCCTTCTAAACTAGTGGTCCATTGGTAAGAACTGGCGGTGACAATCAAACCAAGAATTTTTTTGACCATACTTTAAAGTGAATGCTTTGCTATTTTCCATGCAATATGGGCAAGCTAACTTTCCAGCAGTCATCCAATCAGACAACATCCCATATGCAGGAAAATCGCTAATAGTCCACATTAAATTGGCACGCATAACAAAATTTTGCTTAGTTGATATATCATATGTCACTACACCTTCATGCCATAATTGTAGTTATCATCTATCAATGGCTGGAGATATACATCGATCAAACTTTTTGGATTGCGGGGACTTGGAATAATACAACTTAGAAATATGTAAGGACATGTCATGCACATTTCAGATGGAAGATTATATGGAGTAATAAATATAGGCCAACAAGAATAAGGTGTGCCAGAATTAGAGAACGGTGTGAAACCATCTGCACACAACCCCAATCTAACATTTCTTAGTTCACTAACAAAATCAGGATAAGTTCTATCGAAGTGCTTCCAAGCTTCTCCATCTAATGGATGAGATAAGACACCTGGTGGCCTTTTATTTTCATGGTGCCATTTCATGTGTGGGGTAGAACTCAtcgaagcatacaacctctttagcctaggtataagaggtaaatagtGCATCGCCTTAATAGAAACCATCTTTCCACCGGGAGTTCGCTTATAACGAGCATGTCCATAAAACTTACAATTTTCTAATTCAGCATCATTCTTATAGAACAACATACAACCATTTATACAACAATCGATTCTACTATATGACAATCCCAACTTGGAAACCAATTTTTTTGCTTGATAAAAATTTTGAGGTATGTTCAACTCTGGATTTACTAGTTTACCCAAAAGACTGACCATAGAGTCCATAGCAGCTTGAGCAACATTCCAATCAGATTTGATACTCATTAATCTAACTGCAACAGATAAAGCAGAATGCAAACTCCCTTCACATAATGGGTGAGTAGCCTCTTCTGAGTTTTGATAGAAACCTCTTGCTTCTTCATTGGGATCTTCTAAATTCCGTTCGGATTCCATCCCATCCCCAATACCAAAAGCATCATTGACCATGAATCCTATCCTCATGTTGTACCCTATCGTGTTGCACCCTATGTTGAAATCTAGCATGTTGAACCCTAGCATGTCGACCATgtacaagcatgtcatatcaaTCCACAGgcaataaattataaaatataccaTTTAAACCATCTATCTCTCCGTGATCGACCCACACAAAGTATCTGGGCATAAATCCATTACGATAAAGATGAGTCATAAGTATATCTAGTTGAAAAAACTTCAAACACCTACATGAACTACAAGGACACCTAACCACTCCATTTTTTTGAAATAGATATAGTGACATTGCATGATCGATAAAACCTCTAACGCCATCAAGATATTGGGGTTTTAAAC
Proteins encoded in this window:
- the LOC107867908 gene encoding uncharacterized protein LOC107867908 encodes the protein MLDFNIGCNTIGYNMRIGFMVNDAFGIGDGMESERNLEDPNEEARGFYQNSEEATHPLCEGSLHSALSVAVRLMSIKSDWNVAQAAMDSMVSLLGKLVNPELNIPQNFYQAKKLVSKLGLSYSRIDCCINGCMLFYKNDAELENCKFYGHARYKRTPGGKMVSIKAMHYLPLIPRLKRLYASMSSTPHMKWHHENKRPPGVLSHPLDGEAWKHFDRTYPDFVSELRNVRLGLCADGFTPFSNSGTPYSCWPIFITPYNLPSEMCMTCPYIFLSCIIPSPRNPKSLIDVYLQPLIDDNYNYGMKV